From the genome of Castor canadensis chromosome 4, mCasCan1.hap1v2, whole genome shotgun sequence, one region includes:
- the Speg gene encoding striated muscle preferentially expressed protein kinase isoform X10 → MQKARGTRGEDAGTRAPPSPGVPPKRAKVAAGGGTPAAEAGDGAPVFLRPLKNAAVCAGGDVRLRVVVSGTPQPSLSWFRDGQLLPAPAPEPSCLWLRSCGAQDAGVYSCRAQNERGRASCEAVLTVLEVGDSETAEDDISDVQGTQRLELRDDGAFSTPTGGSDTLVGTSLDTPPTSVTGTSEEQVSWWGSGQTVLEQEAGSGGGTRRLPGSPRQAQATGAGPRHLGVEPLVRASRANLVGASWGSEDSLSVASDLYGSAFSLYRGRALSIHVSVPQSGLRREESDLQPQPASEVPRPRPALPPPSKSALLPPPSPRVGKRAPPGPSAQTPTTPTSPHRRTQEPVLPEDTTTEERRGKKSKSSGPSLAGTAESRPQTPLSEASGRLSALGRSPRLVRAGSRILDKLQFFEERRRSLERSDSPPAPLRPWVPLRKARSLEQPKSEGSEPWGTPGASQEELQAPRGSVAERRRLFQQKAASLDERTRQRSPASDLELRFAQELGRIRRSTSREELVRSHESLRATLQRAPSPRDPCEPPLFSRPSTPKTSRAVSPTTAQPLSQSGAGRSGDEPGRPRSRGPVGRTEPGEGPQQEVRRRDQFPLTRGRAIQECRSPVPSPASDLPESRTKAPSGRKREPPAQAVRFLPWAMPGVEGAAVVQTLEKNRAGPEAEKRLRRGPEEDGPWGAWDRRGARSQGKGRRARPTSPELGGSTSPFSSPITSDEEYLSPPEEFPEPGEAWPRAPTMNLSPSQDRRSSDTGCKAPPTFKVSLMDQSVREGQDVIMSIRVQGEPKPVVSWLRNRQPVRPDQRRFAEEAEGGLCQLRILAAERGDAGFYTCKAVNEYGARQCEARLEVRAHPESRSLAVLAPLQDVDVGAGEMALFECLVAGPADVEVDWLCRGRLLQPALLKCKMHFDGRKCKLLLTSVHEDDSGVYTCKLSTAKDELTCSARLTVRPSLAPLFTRLLEDAEVLEGRAARFDCKISGTPPPSVTWTHFGRPIEESENLRLRQDGGLHSLHIAHVGSEDEGLYAVSAANTHGQAHCSAQLYVEEPRTAASGPSSKLEKMPSIPEEPEQGELERLSIPDFLRPLQDLEVGLAKEAMLECQVTGLPYPTISWFHNGHRIQSSDDRRMTQYRDVHRLVFPAVGPQHAGVYKSVIANKLGKAACYAHLYVTDVVPGPPDGAPQVVAVTGRMVTLTWNPPRNLDMAIDPDSLMYTVQHQVLGSDQWTALATGLREPEWAATGLRKGLQHVFRVLSTSGKSSSKPSAPSEPVQLLERGPPLEEAPAVLDKPDIVYVVEGQPARVTVTFNHVEAQVVWRSCRGALLEARAGVYELSQPDDNQYCLRICRVSRRDVGSLTCTARNRHGTQACSVTLELAEAPRFESIMEDVEVGAGETARFAVVVEGKPLPDIMWYKDEVLLTESHHVSFVYEENECALVVLSTGVPDGGVYTCTARNLAGEVSCKAELAVQSAQTAMEVEGAGENEEHRGRRLSDFYDIHQEIGRGAFSYLRRVVERSSGLEFAAKFIPSQAKPKASARREARLLARLQHDCVLYFHEAFERRRGLVIVTELCTEELLERMARKPTVCESEIRAYMRQVLEGICYLHQSHVLHLDVKPENLLVWDGAGGEELVRICDFGNAQELTPGEPQYCQYGTPEFVAPEIVNQSPVSGVTDIWPVGVVAFLCLTGISPFVGENDRTTLMNIRNYNVAFEETTFLSLSREARGFLIKVLVQDRLRPTAEETLEHPWFKTQAKGAEVSTDHLKLFLSRRRWQRSQISYKCHLVLRPIPELLRAPPERVWVAMPRRPPASGGLSSSSDSEEEELEELPSVPRPLQPEFSGSRVSLTDIPTEDEALGTLEAGAATSMDWQEQGRAPSEDQEAPSPQALPSPGQEPPAGPSPRRGELRRGSSAESALPRAGPREPGRGLHKAASVELPQRRSPSPGATRLARGGLGEGEYAQRLQALRQRLLRGGAEDGKVSGLRGPLLESLGGRARDPRMARAASSEAAPHHQPPPETRGLQKSSSFSQGEAEPRGRHRRAGAPLEIPVARLGARRLQESPSLSALSEAQPPSPARLSAPKPSIPKPAEPRAVKPSDSPQSSAPQPAPEKALESTAEPVQASKAAQSPVALPTPVLPLTPYAQIMQSLQLSGSAQPPQGSTLLPSEPKPHAAVFARVASPPPGAPEKRVPSARAPPGLAEKVRVPTVPPRPGSSLGGSIENLESEAVFEAKFKRSRESPLSRGLRLLSRSRSEERGPFRGAEEEDGIYRPSPAGTPLELVRRPERSRSVQDLRAVGEPGLVRRLSLSLSQRLRRTPPAQRHPAWEARGGDGESSEGGSSARGSPVLAVRRRLSSTLERLSSRLQRSGSSEDSGGASGRSTPLFGKLRRATSEGESLRRLGLPHNQLASQAGAATPSAESLGSEASATSGSSAPGESRSRHRWGLSRLRKDKSKGLSQPNLSASVQEDLGHQYVPSESDFPPVFHIKLKDQVLLEGEAATLLCLPAACPAPRISWMKDKQTLRSEPSVVIVSCKDGRQLLSIPRVGKRHAGLYECSATNVLGSIISSCTVAVARIPGKLVPPEVPQTYQDTALVLWKPGDSRAPCTYTLERRVDGESVWHPVSSGIPDCYYNVTHLPIGVTVRFRVACANRAGQGPFSNPSEKVFIRVTEDSSTRPSATHQDTPVTSGPARAPPPDSPTSLAPIPAPASPTSQAASLSPLSPPPAPSQALTSLKAMGPPPQTPPRKHRGLQATQQAEPTPPRTEVTPSEPKSFVPDTGASTPAPAPQEVKPASSPTPLYMVTSFVSAPPAPEPPAPEPPPKPTKVTVQSLSPPKRVASSPAPKGTALRQGLPQKPYTFLEEKARGRFGVVRTCRENATGRTFMAKIVPYAAEGKRQVLQEYEVLRTLHHERLMSLHEAYITPRYLVLIAESCGNRELLCGLSDRFRYSEDDVATYVVQLLQGLDYLHGRHILHLDIKPDNLLLAPDNALKIVDFGSAQPYNPQALRPLGHRTGTLEFMAPEMVKGEPIGSATDIWGAGVLTYIMLSGHSPFYEPEPQETEARIVGGRFDAFQLYPNTSQSATLFLRKVLSVHPWSRPSLQDCLAHPWLQDAYLMKLRRQTLTFTTNRLKEFLGEQRRRRAEAATRHKVLLRSYPGSP, encoded by the exons CAGTGTCCCTCAGAGTGGATTGCGCAGGGAGGAATCTGACCTTCAGCCTCAGCCAGCCAGCGAAGTCCCTCGACCTCGCCCAGCCCTTCCACCTCCCTCCAAGTCCGCGCTTCTCCCTCCACCGTCCCCTCGGGTGGGTAAGCGGGCTCCGCCGGGACCCAGCGCCCAGACCCCCACCACCCCCACATCGCCCCACCGGCGTACTCAGGAGCCGGTGCTGCCCGAGGACACCACCACCGAAGAGAGGCGAGGGAAAAAGTCCAAGTCATCGGGGCCCTCGCTGGCGGGCACAGCGGAGTCCAGGCCCCAGACTCCACTGAGCGAGGCTTCCGGCCGCCTGTCGGCGCTGGGTCGCTCGCCCAGGCTGGTGCGCGCCGGCTCCCGCATCTTGGACAAGCTGCAGTTCTTCGAGGAGCGACGGCGCAGCCTGGAGCGGAGCGACTCGCCGCCAGCGCCCCTGCGGCCCTGGGTGCCCCTGCGCAAGGCCCGCTCACTAGAGCAGCCCAAGTCCGAGGGCAGTGAGCCATGGGGTACGCCTGGGGCCTCGCAGGAGGAACTGCAGGCACCACGGGGCAGCGTGGCAGAGCGCCGCCGCCTGTTCCAGCAGAAGGCGGCCTCACTGGACGAGCGCACGCGACAGCGCAGCCCAGCCTCCGATCTCGAGCTGCGCTTCGCCCAGGAGTTGGGGCGCATTCGCCGCTCCACGTCCCGGGAGGAGCTGGTGCGCTCACACGAGTCCCTGCGTGCCACGCTGCAGCGCGCCCCGTCCCCTCGAGATCCCTGCGAGCCCCCACTCTTCTCCCGGCCTTCCACCCCCAAGACCTCTCGGGCCGTGAGCCCCACCACAGCCCAGCCACTCAGTCAGAGCGGTGCGGGCAGGTCGGGGGACGAGCCTGGGAGACCCCGGAGTCGCGGGCCAGTGGGCAGGACTGAGCCTGGGGAAGGCCCGCAGCAGGAGGTCAGGCGACGGGACCAGTTCCCGCTGACACGGGGCAGAGCCATCCAGGAGTGCAGGAGCCCTGTGCCGTCCCCAGCCTCTGATCTTCCAGAGTCCAGGACAAAAGCCCCCTCGGGTAGAAAGCGGGAGCCCCCAGCGCAGGCCGTACGTTTCCTGCCCTGGGCCATGCCTGGCGTGGAGGGTGCTGCTGTGGTCCAAACCTTGGAGAAGAACAGGGCTGGGCCTGAGGCAGAAAAGAGGCTGCGCAGAGGGCCAGAGGAGGATGGTCCCTGGGGGGCCTGGGACCGAAGAGGGGCCCGCAGCCAGGGCAAAGGGCGCCGGGCCCGACCCACCTCACCAGAGCTCG gaGGGTCCACATCCCCTTTCAGCAGCCCCATTACCTCTGACGAGGAATACCTGAGTCCTCCAGAGGAGTTCCCAGAGCCTGGGGAGGCCTGGCCCCGAGCCCCCACCATGAACCTCAGTCCCAGCCAGGATCGCCGTTCTTCTGACACTGGCTGCAAGGCGCCTCCCACCTTCAAG GTCTCACTCATGGACCAGTCAGTAAGAGAAGGCCAAGATGTCATCATGAGCATCCGTGTGCAGGGGGAGCCCAAGCCTGTGGTCTCCTG GCTGAGAAACCGCCAGCCTGTGCGCCCGGACCAGAGGCGCTTTGCAGAGGAAGCCGAGGGAGGGCTGTGCCAGCTGCGGATCCTGGCTGCTGAGCGGGGAGATGCTGGCTTCTACACCTGCAAGGCAGTCAATGAGTATGGCGCTCGGCAGTGTGAGGCCCGCCTGGAGGTCCGAG CACACCCTGAAAGCCGGTCACTGGCCGTGCTGGCCCCCCTGCAGGACGTGGACGTGGGGGCCGGGGAGATGGCGCTGTTTGAGTGCCTGGTGGCGGGTCCCGCAGACGTGGAGGTGGACTGGCTGTGCCGTGGCCGACTGTTGCAGCCTGCACTACTCAAATGCAAGATGCATTTCGATGGCCGCAAATGCAAGCTGCTGCTCACCTCTGTGCATGAGGACGACAGTGGTGTCTACACCTGCAAGCTCAGCACAGCCAAAG ATGAACTGACCTGCAGTGCCCGGCTGACTGTGCGGCCCTCCCTGGCACCCCTGTTCACCCGGTTGCTGGAAGACGCGGAGGTGCTAGAGGGCCGCGCTGCCCGCTTCGACTGTAAGATCAGCGGCACTCCACCGCCCTCCGTCACCTGGACTCATTTTG GCCGCCCCATAGAGGAGAGCGAGAACTTGCGACTTCGGCAAGATGGGGGTTTGCACTCACTGCACATTGCCCACGTGGGCAGTGAGGATGAGGGGCTCTATGCAGTCAGTGCTGCCAACACCCATGGCCAGGCCCACTGCTCTGCTCAGCTCTACGTGGAGGAGCCTCGGACAGCTGCCTCAGGCCCCAG TTCAAAGCTGGAGAAGATGCCGTCCATCCCTGAGGAGCCAGAGCAGGGAGAGCTGGAGCGGCTGTCCATTCCTGATTTCCTGCGACCACTGCAGGACCTGGAGGTGGGACTGGCCAAGGAAGCCATGTTGGAGTGCCAGGTGACAGGCCTGCCCTACCCCACCATCAGCTGGTTCCACAACGGCCATCGCATCCAGAGCAGCGATGACCGGCGCATGACACAGT ACAGGGATGTACATCGCCTGGTGTTCCCTGCTGTGGGACCTCAGCATGCTGGTGTCTACAAGAGTGTCATTGCCAATAAGCTGGGAAAAGCTGCCTGCTATGCCCACCTTTATGTCACAG ATGTGGTTCCAGGACCTCCAGATGGCGCTCCACAGGTGGTGGCTGTAACAGGGAGGATGGTCACGCTCACATGGAACCCCCCCAGGAATCTGGATATGGCCATTG ACCCGGACTCCCTGATGTACACTGTACAGCACCAGGTGCTGGGCTCTGATCAGTGGACAGCACTGGCCACAGGCCTGCGAGAGCCTGAGTGGGCAGCCACTGGGCTGCGAAAGGGACTCCAGCATGTCTTCAGGGTCCTCAGCACCAGtggcaagagcagcagcaagcCCTCAGCCCCTTCGGAGCCTGTGCAGCTGCTGGAGCGTG GCCCACCACTGGAAGAGGCCCCTGCCGTGCTGGACAAACCGGACATTGTATATGTGGTAGAGGGACAGCCTGCTCGTGTTACTGTCACCTTCAATCATGTGGAGGCCCAGGTTGTCTGGAGGAG TTGCCGAGGGGCCCTCCTAGAGGCACGAGCAGGTGTGTATGAGCTGAGCCAGCCAGATGACAACCAGTACTGTCTTCGGATCTGCCGGGTGAGCCGCCGGGATGTGGGGTCCCTCACCTGTACTGCTCGCAACCGCCACGGCACACAGGCATGCTCAGTCACCCTGGAACTGGCAG AGGCCCCTCGGTTTGAGTCCATCATGGAGGATGTAGAGGTGGGGGCTGGAGAAACCGCTCGCTTTGCTGTGGTGGTTGAGGGGAAACCACTGCCAGACATCATGTGGTATAAG GATGAAGTACTGCTGACCGAGAGTCACCACGTGAGCTTCGTGTATGAGGAGAATGAGTGCGCCCTGGTGGTGCTGAGCACTGGGGTTCCGGATGGAGGAGTCTACACCTGCACTGCCCGGAACTTGGCGGGTGAAGTCTCCTGCAAAGCAGAGTTGGCTGTGCAATCAG CCCAGACAGCTATGGAGGTTGAGGGGGCCGGGGAGAACGAGGAGCATCGAGGAAGGAGACTCAGCGACTTTTATGACATCCACCAGGAGATCGGCAG GGGTGCCTTCTCCTACTTGCGCCGTGTGGTGGAGCGTAGCTCTGGCCTGGAGTTTGCAGCCAAGTTCATCCCCAGCCAGGCCAAGCCCAAAGCATCAGCAAGGCGTGAGGCCCGGTTGCTGGCCCGGCTTCAGCATGACTGTGTCCTCTACTTCCATGAGGCCTTTGAGAGACGCCGGGGACTGGTCATTGTCACCGAGCT CTGCACAGAAGAGTTGCTGGAACGAATGGCCAGGAAGCCCACCGTGTGTGAGTCTGAG ATCCGGGCCTATATGCGGCAAGTGCTAGAGGGAATATGCTACCTGCATCAGAGCCATGTACTGCACCTCGATGTCAAG CCTGAGAACCTGCTGGTATGGGATGGTGCAGGAGGTGAAGAGCTAGTGCGTATCTGTGACTTTGGGAATGCCCAGGAGCTGACCCCAGGGGAGCCCCAGTATTGCCAGTATGGCACACCTGAGTTTGTGGCACCAGAGATTGTCAACCAGAGTCCTGTGTCTGGAGTCACTGACATATG GCCTGTGGGCGTTGTTGCCTTTCTCTG TTTGACGGGCATCTCCCCATTTGTTGGAGAAAACGATCGTACTACGTTGATGAACATCCGAAACTACAATGTAGCCTTTGAGGAGACCACGTTCCTGAGCCTGAGCAGGGAGGCTCGGGGCTTTCTCATCAAAGTGCTGGTGCAGGACCGGCT GAGACCTACAGCAGAGGAGACCCTAGAACATCCTTGGTTCAAA ACACAAGCAAAGGGCGCAGAGGTGAGCACAGATCACCTGAAGCTCTTCCTGTCCAGGAGGAGATGGCAG CGCTCCCAGATCAGCTACAAGTGCCACTTGGTGCTGCGCCCCATCCCTGAGCTGCTGCGGGCACCCCCAGAGCGGGTGTGGGTGGCCATGCCCAGAAGACCACCTGCGAGCGGCGGCCTCTCATCCTCCTCAGACTCTGAAGAGGAAGAGCTGGAGGAGCTGCCCTCCGTGCCTCGCCCCCTGCAGCCCGAGTTCTCTGGCTCTCGGGTGTCCCTCACCGACATTCCCACCGAAGATGAGGCCCTGGGGACCCTGGAGGCTGGGGCTGCCACCTCCATGGATTGGCAAGAGCAGGGAAGGGCTCCCTCTGAGGACCAGGAGGCCCCCAGCCCTCAGGCCCTCCCCTCTCCAGGCCAGGAGCCCCCAGCTGGGCCCAGTCCCCGGCGGGGAGAGCTCCGCAGGGGCAGCTCCGCTGAGAGCGCCCTGCCCCGGGCCGGGCCGCGGGAGCCGGGCCGGGGCCTGCACAAGGCGGCGTCTGTGGAGCTGCCGCAGCGCAGAAGTCCCAGCCCGGGGGCCACACGCCTGGCCCGGGGAGGCCTGGGTGAGGGCGAGTACGCCCAGAGGCTGCAGGCCCTGCGCCAGCGGCTGCTGCGGGGAGGAGCGGAGGATGGAAAGGTTAGCGGCCTCAGAGGTCCCCTGCTGGAGAGCCTGGGGGGCCGTGCGCGGGACCCCCGGATGGCGCGAGCCGCCTCCAGCGAGGCAGCGCCGCACCACCAGCCCCCTCCCGAGACgcggggcctgcaaaagagcagCAGCTTCTCGCAGGGGGAAGCGGAGCCACGGGGGCGGCACCGCCGCGCCGGGGCACCCCTAGAGATCCCAGTAGCCAGGCTTGGGGCCCGCAGGCTACAGGAGTCTCCTTCCCTGTCTGCCCTCAGCGAGGCCCAGCCGCCCAGTCCTGCGCGGCTCAGCGCTCCCAAACCCAGTATCCCCAAGCCTGCGGAACCTCGCGCCGTCAAACCCAGTGACTCTCCCCAGTCCTCGGCACCCCAGCCTGCCCCAGAGAAGGCCCTGGAATCCACGGCAGAACCCGTTCAAGCCTCCAAGGCCGCACAGTCCCCCGTGGCCCTgccaaccccagtgctgcccctcaCGCCCTATGCCCAGATCATGCAGTCGCTCCAGCTGTCGGGCTCTGCCCAGCCCCCGCAGGGCTCCACGTTGCTTCCATCAGAGCCCAAGCCTCACGCGGCTGTGTTCGCCAGGGTAGCCTCCCCACCTCCAGGAGCTCCAGAGAAGCGCGTGCCTTCAGCCAGGGCTCCCCCAGGGCTTGCCGAGAAAGTCCGGGTCCCCACGGTGCCCCCCAGGCCAGGCAGCAGTCTCGGTGGCAGCATCGAGAACCTGGAGTCAGAGGCCGTGTTCGAGGCTAAGTTCAAGCGCAGCCGCGAATCGCCCCTCTCGCGGGGGCTTCGGCTGCTGAGCCGCTCCCGTTCGGAGGAGCGCGGCCCTTTCCGCGGGGCGGAAGAGGAGGACGGCATATATCGGCCCAGCCCGGCGGGAACCCCACTGGAGCTAGTTCGACGGCCCGAGCGCTCGCGCTCCGTGCAGGACCTCAGGGCTGTCGGGGAGCCTGGCCTAGTCCGCCGCCTCTCGCTGTCGCTGTCCCAGAGGCTGCGGCGGACCCCGCCTGCGCAGCGCCACCCGGCCTGGGAGGCCCGTGGTGGAGATGGGGAGAGCTCAGAGGGCGGTAGCTCGGCCCGGGGCTCCCCCGTGCTGGCGGTGCGCAGGAGGCTCAGCTCCACTCTGGAGCGGCTTTCGAGCCGGTTGCAGCGGAGCGGCAGCAGCGAGGACTCGGGGGGCGCCTCAGGTCGCAGCACGCCGTTGTTCGGAAAGCTGCGCAGGGCCACATCGGAGGGCGAGAGTCTGCGACGCCTCGGCCTGCCGCACAACCAGCTGGCCTCTCAGGCCGGTGCCGCCACGCCTTCTGCCGAGTCTCTGGGTTCCGAGGCTAGCGCCACGTCGGGCTCTTCAG CTCCAGGCGAGAGCCGAAGTCGGCATCGCTGGGGCCTCTCCCGACTGCGGAAGGACAAGAGCAAGGGCTTGTCGCAACCAAACCTCTCTGCCAGTGTCCAAGAGGACTTGGGTCACCAGTATGTGCCCAGTGAGTCAG ACTTCCCCCCAGTCTTCCATATCAAACTCAAGGACCAGGTGCTGCTGGAGGGGGAGGCAGCCACTCTGCTCTGCCTGCCAGCAGCCTGCCCTGCACCCCGCATCTCCTGGATGAAAG ACAAGCAAACCCTGCGGTCAGAGCCCTCGGTGGTCATCGTGTCCTGTAAAGATGGGCGGCAGCTGCTGAGCATTCCCCGGGTGGGCAAGCGGCATGCTGGACTCTACGAGTGCTCCGCCACCAATGTCCTAGGCAGCATCATCAGTTCCTGTACCGTGGCTGTAGCCC GCATCCCAGGGAAGCTAGTACCCCCAGAGGTGCCCCAGACCTACCAGGATACAGCACTGGTGCTGTGGAAGCCAGGGGACAGCCGAGCACCTTGCACATACACACTGGAGCGGCGGGTAGATG GTGAGTCTGTCTGGCACCCAGTTAGTTCAGGGATCCCTGACTGTTACTACAATGTGACGCACCTACCCATTGGCGTGACTGTGAGGTTCCGTGTGGCTTGTGCCAATCGTGCTGGGCAGGGACCCTTTAGCAACCCTTCGGAGAAGGTCTTCATCAGGGTCACTGAAG ATTCTTCCACTCGGCCATCTGCTACTCACCAAGACACCCCTGTTACCTCAGGGCCAGCCAGGGCCCCACCTCCTGACTCTCCTACCTCACTGGCCCCAATCCCAGCTCCTGCTTCCCCAACCTCCCAGGCAGCCTCTCTCAGCCCCTTatctcctcccccagcccccagccaGGCTTTGACTTCCCTCAAGGCCATGGGTCCACCACCCCAAACTCCCCCACGAAAGCACAGGGGCCTGCAGGCCACCCAGCAAGCAGAGCCTACCCCACCCAGAACAGAGGTCACCCCAAGTGAGCCCAAGTCTTTTGTCCCTGACACTGGGGCTTCAACCCCAGCCCCCGCCCCTCAAGAGGTTAAACCAGCATCCTCCCCTACTCCCCTGTATATGGTGACTTCCTTTGTGTCTGCACCCCCAGCCCCTGAGCCCCCTGCCCCCGAGCCTCCTCCCAAGCCCACCAAGGTGACTGTGCAGAGCCTCAGCCCACCCAAGAGAGTGGCCAGCTCCCCCGCTCCCAAGGGTACTGCTCTGCGGCAGGGCCTCCCTCAGAAACCTTATACTTTCCTGGAGGAGAAGGCCAG GGGCCGCTTTGGTGTTGTGCGAACATGCCGAGAGAATGCCACAGGCCGAACGTTCATGGCCAAGATTGTGCCGTATGCCGCTGAGGGCAAGCGGCAAGTCCTGCAGGAGTATGAAGTGCTGCGGACACTGCACCACGAGCGGCTCATGTCCCTGCATGAGGCCTACATCACTCCTCGGTACCTCGTGCTCATTGCTGAGAGCTGCGGCAACCGGGAACTCCTCTGTGGGCTCAGTGACAG ATTCCGGTATTCAGAAGATGATGTGGCTACCTATGTGGTGCAGTTGCTGCAAGGCCTGGACTACCTCCATGGTCGTCACATCCTGCACCTGGACATCAAGCCCGACAACCTGCTGCTGGCCCCTGACAACGCCCTCAAGATCGTGGACTTTGGCAGTGCCCAGCCTTACAATCCCCAGGCCCTGCGGCCCCTTGGCCACCGCACGGGCACGCTGGAGTTCATGG CTCCCGAGATGGTGAAGGGCGAACCTATTGGCTCTGCCACGGACATCTGGGGAGCAGGTGTTCTCACCTACATAAT GCTTAGCGGACACTCCCCATTCTATGAGCCAGAACCCCAAGAAACAGAGGCTCGGATTGTGGGAGGCCGCTTCGATGCTTTCCAGCTGTACCCCAACACATCACAGAGCGCCACCCTCTTCTTGCGAAAGGTCCTCTCAGTACATCCCTG GAGCCGGCCCTCCCTGCAGGACTGCCTGGCCCACCCATGGCTGCAGGATGCCTACTTGATGAAGCTGCGCCGCCAGACGCTCACCTTCACCACCAACCGGCTCAAGGAGTTCCTGGGAGAGCAGAGGCGCCGCAGGGCCGAGGCTGCCACCCGCCACAAGGTGCTGCTCCGCTCCTATCCCGGCAGCCCTTAG